Proteins encoded by one window of Fusobacteriaceae bacterium:
- a CDS encoding DNA-3-methyladenine glycosylase, translating into MARDGFFRYGEKEIAYLKGKDKKLAAAMDLIGPVERPVDSDLFESLIDSVVGQQISTKAHITIRERMARRFGPFTPEIVAGISAEDLQACGITMKKAVYIKEIAEEVLAGRLDLEKLPTLSDAEVAAALTRLRGIGIWTAEMLMIFCLQRPDILSYDDLAIRRGLRMLYGRREITKEFFERCRKRYSPHGSVASLYLWAVASGRYAEYSDPAQKAKESPAAGKKTPGEKKTHRKEKS; encoded by the coding sequence ATGGCTCGTGACGGTTTTTTTCGTTACGGAGAAAAAGAGATCGCGTATTTGAAAGGCAAAGACAAAAAACTGGCCGCGGCCATGGACTTGATCGGACCCGTTGAACGTCCTGTGGATTCGGATCTTTTTGAGTCCCTGATCGATTCCGTCGTGGGCCAGCAAATTTCCACCAAGGCCCATATTACCATTCGCGAACGCATGGCCCGGCGCTTCGGCCCCTTTACTCCCGAGATCGTCGCGGGGATTTCCGCCGAAGATCTGCAGGCCTGCGGCATTACCATGAAAAAAGCCGTCTACATCAAGGAAATCGCCGAAGAAGTGCTGGCGGGCCGTCTTGATCTCGAAAAACTGCCAACCCTTTCCGACGCGGAAGTGGCGGCCGCCCTGACAAGGCTTCGGGGGATCGGGATCTGGACCGCGGAAATGCTGATGATCTTTTGCCTTCAGCGCCCCGATATCCTGAGTTACGACGATCTTGCCATCCGGCGGGGCCTGCGGATGCTCTACGGGCGCCGGGAAATCACGAAAGAATTCTTTGAGCGCTGCCGGAAGCGCTATTCGCCCCACGGCTCCGTGGCGAGCCTCTATCTCTGGGCCGTCGCCAGCGGGCGCTACGCCGAGTACAGCGATCCCGCCCAAAAGGCGAAAGAGAGCCCGGCGGCCGGAAAAAAGACCCCCGGTGAAAAAAAGACCCACAGGAAGGAGAAATCATGA
- a CDS encoding methylated-DNA--[protein]-cysteine S-methyltransferase has protein sequence MTQFYYYDTPVGKIGIAEEDGAIVRLLFPHEKAESHYVEKETPLLKRAAKQVSEYFAGKRKVFDLPLKLKGTDFQVSCWNALLTVPYGQTVSYQHIAEKVGSPRGFRAVGGANHNNPIPLIVPCHRIIGKDGSLVGFGGGLPLKRYLLDLERDHGS, from the coding sequence ATGACACAGTTCTATTACTATGACACCCCGGTCGGGAAAATCGGCATCGCCGAAGAGGACGGCGCCATTGTCCGTCTCCTCTTTCCCCATGAAAAAGCCGAATCCCATTATGTGGAAAAAGAGACGCCGCTTCTGAAACGGGCCGCGAAGCAGGTGAGCGAATATTTTGCCGGAAAAAGGAAAGTCTTCGATCTGCCGCTGAAGCTCAAAGGCACGGACTTTCAAGTTTCCTGCTGGAACGCCCTTCTGACGGTCCCCTACGGCCAGACCGTCAGCTACCAGCATATCGCCGAAAAAGTGGGCTCCCCCAGGGGCTTCCGGGCCGTGGGCGGCGCCAACCACAACAACCCCATTCCCTTGATTGTCCCCTGCCACCGGATCATCGGCAAGGACGGATCCCTCGTGGGCTTCGGGGGAGGACTTCCGTTGAAGCGCTACCTCCTGGACCTGGAGCGGGATCATGGCTCGTGA
- a CDS encoding GNAT family N-acetyltransferase: protein MIEYGLLEKSEAPALIRLYEQLNPGVDGSVPEGLLADILERSALFGIQVYVARDAGRIVGSCYICVIPNLSHNGRSIGYIENVVTDENYRRRGIGRELIGRALAWAKAQNCYKAVLESGIARTGAHAFYRALGFDEASHKTFEIRF from the coding sequence ATGATTGAATACGGATTGCTGGAAAAATCGGAGGCGCCCGCCCTGATCCGGCTCTATGAGCAGCTCAATCCGGGCGTCGACGGCAGCGTCCCCGAAGGGTTGCTGGCCGATATTCTCGAGCGCTCGGCGCTCTTCGGGATACAAGTCTATGTGGCCCGGGACGCCGGCCGAATAGTGGGATCCTGCTATATTTGCGTGATCCCGAATTTATCCCACAACGGCAGATCCATCGGCTACATCGAAAACGTCGTGACCGACGAAAACTACCGCCGTCGGGGCATCGGTCGCGAACTGATCGGGCGGGCCCTCGCCTGGGCAAAAGCCCAAAACTGCTACAAGGCCGTGCTCGAAAGCGGAATCGCGAGAACGGGGGCCCACGCCTTCTACAGGGCCCTGGGCTTTGACGAGGCCTCCCACAAAACTTTTGAAATCAGATTTTGA
- a CDS encoding cupin domain-containing protein: MAAHIFEGAKYEKHPKFDGVFMKHFYSGADTGRLNNFEVMIMPDFEIKSHTHDNSTEFFYVVSGSGEFLDESEWKPIAAGNAMMAPIGMTHAIRNTGRVPLLIFACYSPAIR, from the coding sequence ATGGCAGCGCATATTTTCGAAGGGGCAAAGTATGAAAAACATCCGAAGTTTGACGGGGTGTTCATGAAGCATTTTTACTCGGGGGCCGACACGGGGCGGCTCAACAATTTCGAGGTCATGATCATGCCGGATTTTGAGATCAAATCCCATACCCACGACAATTCCACGGAATTCTTTTATGTGGTCTCGGGAAGCGGCGAATTCCTCGACGAAAGCGAATGGAAACCCATCGCGGCCGGAAACGCCATGATGGCCCCCATCGGGATGACCCACGCCATCCGGAACACGGGGCGGGTTCCGCTGTTGATCTTCGCCTGCTACAGTCCGGCGATCCGCTAA